The Nitrososphaerota archaeon genome window below encodes:
- the hisS gene encoding histidine--tRNA ligase: protein MPRSRRGTDTDLTLPRGIRDIEPEEYERHVRVRTAFEEVAGLYNFKVMEPASLEHLSTLRAKSGVDIDKEIYAFKDKGGRDLGLRFDLTVGMTRYVCSRRDLKPPVKLASFGGMWRYDEPQYGRFRWSHQWDLEIFGPASIEADAEVIDASAAILRKLGLLDSTVRVGDRRVVENFIRNQLGVEDDARAIELMRALDKVGKKTRPELEKEYFDKGFEKRQLSSLMELGEIRGHPEAVLGRLSELGLGTASQLGDLLDLLKSRGVAKVEYDMSVVRGIDYYTGIVFEAADDRNPRLGSLFGGGRYDALPKLLGRPDLSATGAAGGVERESMSMGSMTSSAGPFTYVACVADMVYPQAQRVLAELRSAGHSSDISQPGRSLSKQLEEASRAGAAWCVIVGEKELAAKSVTLRDMRSRKEELLTLAQVLTRLEGS, encoded by the coding sequence TTGCCTCGCTCAAGAAGGGGGACTGACACGGACCTAACGCTCCCCCGCGGGATAAGAGACATCGAACCAGAGGAGTACGAGCGGCACGTCAGAGTTAGGACCGCCTTTGAGGAGGTCGCGGGCCTCTACAACTTCAAGGTCATGGAGCCGGCTTCGCTCGAACACCTTTCGACCCTCAGAGCCAAGAGCGGTGTCGACATCGATAAGGAGATCTACGCGTTCAAGGATAAGGGGGGGAGGGACCTGGGGCTCAGGTTCGACCTGACGGTCGGGATGACGCGCTACGTCTGCTCGAGGCGCGACCTCAAGCCGCCGGTCAAGCTGGCCTCCTTCGGTGGAATGTGGAGATATGACGAACCCCAATACGGCAGGTTCCGATGGTCCCACCAATGGGACCTGGAAATCTTCGGCCCTGCCTCCATCGAGGCCGACGCAGAGGTCATCGATGCTAGCGCAGCGATTCTGAGGAAGCTCGGCCTCCTGGATTCGACGGTCAGGGTCGGGGACAGGAGAGTGGTGGAGAATTTCATCAGAAATCAGCTAGGGGTGGAAGACGACGCTCGGGCCATCGAACTCATGCGCGCCCTTGACAAAGTCGGGAAGAAGACACGTCCAGAACTCGAGAAAGAGTACTTCGACAAGGGATTCGAAAAGAGGCAGCTCTCGAGCTTGATGGAGCTGGGCGAGATCCGCGGGCATCCCGAGGCCGTACTGGGAAGACTCTCCGAGCTGGGTCTGGGCACAGCTTCGCAGTTGGGCGACCTTCTCGACCTGCTGAAATCGCGGGGTGTGGCCAAAGTCGAGTATGACATGAGCGTAGTCAGAGGAATCGACTACTATACTGGAATTGTCTTCGAAGCCGCAGACGACAGGAACCCACGGCTGGGTTCTCTCTTCGGTGGGGGTAGGTACGACGCTCTCCCCAAACTGCTTGGGAGACCAGACCTCTCAGCCACGGGCGCTGCTGGCGGCGTCGAGAGGGAGTCTATGTCCATGGGCTCCATGACTTCCTCTGCCGGTCCTTTCACCTACGTGGCATGTGTAGCAGACATGGTCTACCCCCAGGCCCAGCGGGTACTTGCGGAGCTCAGAAGTGCCGGCCACTCGTCAGACATTTCACAGCCCGGCAGGAGTCTTTCCAAGCAGCTCGAGGAGGCCAGCCGGGCTGGCGCCGCGTGGTGCGTCATAGTCGGGGAGAAGGAGCTCGCTGCGAAGAGCGTGACCCTTCGCGACATGAGAAGCAGGAAAGAGGAGCTCCTCACTCTGGCCCAGGTCCTCACGCGACTGGAAGGCTCTTAG
- a CDS encoding replication factor C small subunit, whose amino-acid sequence MPLEDLMWVEKYRPSKLDDLVNQESIKQRLKQMLVKKEQLPHLMFAGPPGSGKTTTAQIIAKQILGEHSQEYTLSLNASDERGIDIVRERVKTFARFVDRREGVPFRIAMLDECDEMTKDAQTALRRIMEESSAYTRFILICNYSSGIIEPLQSRCAIFRFQRLDEASVVEHLKVIAKKEKVKVASEGVYGAIYEGTQGDLRQAINMMQAASASGEISVESVKSVTGSAVKARAAEVIKLALEGNFEGARTKMVELTRVYGIPERDFLRFANESLSSLKVEDMGKAVSILAEYDFRLVQGSQPELQLTAMLAQLASLKKGD is encoded by the coding sequence TTGCCTCTCGAAGACCTGATGTGGGTTGAGAAGTACAGGCCATCGAAGCTCGATGACCTGGTGAATCAGGAATCAATCAAGCAGAGGCTGAAGCAGATGCTAGTGAAGAAGGAGCAGCTCCCCCACCTGATGTTCGCTGGCCCGCCAGGTTCAGGGAAGACCACCACCGCCCAGATAATCGCGAAGCAGATCCTCGGCGAGCACAGCCAGGAATACACCCTGTCCCTGAACGCCAGCGACGAGAGGGGGATAGACATCGTCCGGGAGCGGGTGAAGACCTTCGCCAGGTTCGTGGACCGGAGGGAGGGCGTCCCCTTCAGGATCGCGATGCTGGACGAGTGCGACGAGATGACCAAGGACGCGCAGACCGCCTTAAGGAGGATAATGGAAGAGTCATCCGCCTACACCCGGTTCATCCTGATCTGCAACTACTCCTCGGGCATAATCGAGCCTCTTCAGAGCAGATGCGCAATCTTCCGGTTCCAGCGCCTCGACGAAGCCTCTGTGGTAGAACACCTGAAGGTCATAGCCAAGAAGGAGAAGGTCAAGGTGGCGTCGGAAGGTGTCTACGGCGCGATCTACGAGGGGACCCAGGGGGACCTCAGGCAGGCCATCAACATGATGCAGGCCGCCTCTGCGTCTGGTGAGATTAGTGTGGAGTCAGTGAAATCGGTCACCGGGTCGGCCGTCAAGGCCCGGGCAGCCGAGGTGATCAAGCTGGCTCTGGAAGGGAACTTTGAAGGCGCAAGGACGAAGATGGTCGAGCTCACACGAGTCTATGGGATCCCCGAGAGGGACTTCCTCCGCTTCGCCAACGAGTCTCTCAGCTCTCTCAAGGTCGAAGACATGGGAAAGGCTGTCTCCATCCTGGCCGAGTACGACTTCCGCCTCGTCCAGGGCTCCCAGCCGGAGCTGCAACTCACCGCCATGCTAGCCCAGCTTGCCTCGCTCAAGAAGGGGGACTGA
- a CDS encoding Lrp/AsnC ligand binding domain-containing protein, with protein sequence MEKAIVLVNLSPGAEEQSIAALKGMPGIQAVYQLYGLYDLLVMVEGADDQAVKSIIADSLRSKPGVVSTITMKILS encoded by the coding sequence ATGGAGAAGGCAATAGTTCTGGTCAACCTGAGCCCAGGCGCAGAGGAGCAGAGCATCGCCGCCCTTAAGGGGATGCCGGGGATCCAGGCTGTCTACCAGCTCTACGGCCTCTACGACCTGCTGGTCATGGTGGAGGGAGCGGACGACCAGGCAGTGAAATCAATCATAGCCGACAGCCTGCGTTCGAAACCTGGCGTCGTTTCAACCATCACGATGAAGATTCTTTCCTAG
- a CDS encoding ABC transporter ATP-binding protein: MSLRVDEVSSGYGKLQILSDISLDADPGQLTVVVGPNGSGKSTLLKSIAGLCAMYKGTVTLDGKTLSGLPSHVIARSGVAYLPQTDSTFAQLTVAQNFKMAAYTVSKVDFEPRLKDALSIFPQLENYIKSKVVNLSGGERQMVAMSMALMRKPKVILFDEPTANLSPKYATQVLKTIQGLAKEREITIVLVEQNARRALEIGDNAYLLVSGRNAFKGPAKELLAHQELAKLYLGLKVAVG; the protein is encoded by the coding sequence ATGTCACTCAGGGTCGATGAGGTCTCTTCAGGATACGGCAAGCTCCAGATTCTTTCGGACATTTCACTCGACGCAGATCCAGGTCAACTGACGGTAGTGGTCGGGCCCAATGGGTCGGGCAAGAGCACTCTTCTGAAATCGATCGCAGGGCTTTGCGCCATGTACAAGGGCACAGTTACCCTTGACGGCAAGACTCTTTCAGGCCTCCCCTCGCACGTCATCGCGAGGTCGGGGGTGGCCTACCTCCCCCAGACAGACAGCACCTTCGCCCAACTGACAGTGGCTCAGAACTTCAAGATGGCAGCGTACACCGTGTCCAAGGTGGACTTCGAACCCAGGCTCAAGGACGCGCTGAGCATCTTCCCACAGCTTGAGAACTACATCAAGTCGAAGGTGGTCAACCTGAGCGGCGGGGAACGGCAGATGGTGGCCATGAGCATGGCCCTGATGCGGAAGCCCAAGGTCATACTCTTCGACGAGCCGACCGCGAACCTCTCGCCAAAATACGCGACGCAGGTGCTCAAGACCATACAGGGCCTAGCGAAGGAAAGAGAGATCACCATCGTCCTCGTGGAACAGAACGCCAGGAGGGCGCTCGAGATCGGCGACAACGCATATCTGCTGGTCAGCGGAAGGAACGCCTTCAAGGGACCAGCGAAAGAGCTCCTCGCGCATCAGGAGCTCGCCAAACTCTACCTTGGACTCAAGGTAGCAGTGGGGTAG